A genome region from Myxococcota bacterium includes the following:
- a CDS encoding tRNA-dihydrouridine synthase family protein produces MTRGSGVTSLGAALARPLPFTAPFLLAPMEGVTEPCFRDLVLARNDAGALGGAFTEFVRVSVSPIPRAVIARHLGPSVFAQPVGVQLMGNDLGHLAHTARNAVAAGAALVDLNFGCPAKGAIAGCAGSALLRDPLALEKVVRAVVDAVDVPVTAKIRAGWDDASRVEELARAAEAGGASLLTVHCRTRAEAYCPEVDWTRIARAVRAVSIPVCGNGGIASHSDLERLRRETGAAYAMAGRGALADPWLFSGNEVTRAQAVRFLLDYAQAMRERGGLGPRGVAARLKQLLRYWNAGGLVSGPEARTEWLRNPDPEQSLRDTLTG; encoded by the coding sequence GGTCCGGTGTGACTTCGCTCGGGGCGGCCCTGGCTCGGCCCCTCCCCTTCACCGCCCCGTTCCTGCTCGCGCCGATGGAGGGAGTCACGGAGCCCTGCTTCCGCGACCTGGTGCTGGCGCGGAACGACGCGGGCGCGCTGGGCGGGGCGTTCACCGAGTTCGTGCGGGTCAGCGTCTCGCCGATCCCGCGCGCCGTGATCGCGAGACACCTGGGGCCGTCCGTCTTCGCGCAGCCGGTCGGCGTGCAGCTCATGGGGAACGACCTGGGGCACCTGGCGCACACGGCCCGGAACGCCGTGGCGGCAGGCGCGGCGCTGGTCGATCTGAACTTCGGCTGTCCCGCGAAGGGCGCGATCGCCGGCTGCGCGGGCTCGGCCTTGCTGCGGGATCCACTGGCGCTCGAGAAGGTGGTGCGCGCCGTGGTCGACGCGGTGGACGTGCCGGTCACGGCCAAGATCCGCGCGGGCTGGGACGATGCGAGCCGGGTCGAGGAGCTGGCGCGCGCTGCCGAGGCCGGCGGCGCGAGCCTGCTCACGGTGCACTGCCGGACGCGGGCCGAGGCCTATTGCCCGGAGGTGGACTGGACGCGCATCGCCCGGGCCGTGCGCGCGGTGTCGATCCCGGTGTGCGGGAACGGCGGGATCGCGAGTCACTCCGACCTGGAACGCCTGCGGCGGGAGACGGGCGCCGCGTACGCCATGGCCGGCCGCGGCGCGCTCGCCGACCCGTGGCTGTTCAGCGGAAACGAGGTGACTCGCGCCCAGGCCGTGCGCTTCCTGCTCGACTACGCCCAGGCCATGCGCGAACGCGGCGGACTGGGTCCGCGCGGCGTGGCGGCGCGGCTCAAGCAGCTCCTGCGCTACTGGAACGCGGGCGGGCTGGTTTCCGGCCCGGAGGCGCGCACTGAGTGGCTGCGAAATCCCGATCCGGAGCAGAGCCTGCGTGATACGCTGACCGGGTGA